In the genome of Globicephala melas chromosome 3, mGloMel1.2, whole genome shotgun sequence, one region contains:
- the PANK3 gene encoding pantothenate kinase 3 isoform X2, translating to MDIGGTLVKLSYFEPIDITAEEEQEEVESLKSIRKYLTSNVAYGSTGIRDVHLELKDLTLFGRRGNLHFIRFPTQDLPTFIQMGRDKNFSTLHTVLCATGGGAYKFEKDFRTIGNLHLHKLDELDCLVKGLLYIDSVSFNGQAECYYFANASEPERCQKMPFNLDDPYPLLVVNIGSGVSILAVHSKDNYKRVTGTSLGGGTFLGLCSLLTGCESFEEALEMASKGDSTQADKLVRDIYGGDYERFGLPGWAVASSFGNMIYKEKRESVSKEDLARATLVTITNNIGSVARMCAVNEKINRVVFVGNFLRVNTLSMKLLAYALDYWSKGQLKALFLEHEGYFGAVGALLGLPNFS from the exons ATGGACATCGGGGGAACTCTGGTAAAGCTCTCATATTTTGAACCTATCGATATCACAGCAgaggaagaacaagaagaagTTGAGAGCTTAAAAAGTATCCGGAAATATCTGACTTCTAACGTAGCCTATGGATCCACTGGTATTCGCGATGTACACCTTGAACTGAAAGACTTAACGCTTTTTGGCCGGAGAGGGAACTTGCACTTTATCAGATTTCCAACCCAGGACCTGCCTACTTTTATCCAAATGGGAAGAGATAAAAACTTCTCAACATTACACACGGTGCTATGTGCTACAGGAGGTGGTGCTTACAAGTTTGAAAAAGATTTTCGCACA attgGAAACCTCCACCTGCACAAACTGGATGAACTTGACTGCCTTGTAAAGGGCTTGCTGTATATAGATTCTGTCAGTTTCAATGGACAAGCAGAGTGCTATTATTTTGCTAATGCCTCAGAACCTGAGAGATGCCAAAAGATGCCTTTCAACCTGGATGATCCCTATCCACTTCTGGTAGTAAACATTGGTTCGGGAGTCAGTATTTTAGCAGTCCATTCCAAAGACAACTATAAACGAGTAACTGGGACAAG ccTTGGAGGGGGTACCTTTCTTGGTTTATGTAGTTTATTGACTGGCTGTGAAAGTTTTGAAGAGGCTCTTGAAATGGCATCCAAAGGTGACAGCACCCAAGCTGACAAGCTGGTCCGTGATATTTACGGAGGAGATTATGAAAGATTTGGTCTGCCTGGTTGGGCTGTAGCATCTAG tTTTGGGAATATGATTTATAAGGAGAAGCGAGAATCTGTTAGTAAAGAAGATCTAGCAAGAGCTACATTAGTTACTATCACCAATAACATTGGTTCTGTGGCACGAATGTGTGCTGTTAATGag aaaataaacagagTTGTCTTTGTTGGAAACTTTTTACGTGTCAATACTCTCTCGATGAAACTTTTGGCATATGCACTGGATTATTGGTCAAAAGGTCAACTGAAAGCATTGTTTCTAGAGCATGAG GGATATTTTGGAGCAGTTGGTGCACTTCTTGGGCTGCCAAATTTCAGCTAA
- the PANK3 gene encoding pantothenate kinase 3 isoform X1, translated as MKIKDAKKPSFPWFGMDIGGTLVKLSYFEPIDITAEEEQEEVESLKSIRKYLTSNVAYGSTGIRDVHLELKDLTLFGRRGNLHFIRFPTQDLPTFIQMGRDKNFSTLHTVLCATGGGAYKFEKDFRTIGNLHLHKLDELDCLVKGLLYIDSVSFNGQAECYYFANASEPERCQKMPFNLDDPYPLLVVNIGSGVSILAVHSKDNYKRVTGTSLGGGTFLGLCSLLTGCESFEEALEMASKGDSTQADKLVRDIYGGDYERFGLPGWAVASSFGNMIYKEKRESVSKEDLARATLVTITNNIGSVARMCAVNEKINRVVFVGNFLRVNTLSMKLLAYALDYWSKGQLKALFLEHEGYFGAVGALLGLPNFS; from the exons ATGAAGATCAAGGATGCCAAGAAACCCT CTTTCCCATGGTTTGGCATGGACATCGGGGGAACTCTGGTAAAGCTCTCATATTTTGAACCTATCGATATCACAGCAgaggaagaacaagaagaagTTGAGAGCTTAAAAAGTATCCGGAAATATCTGACTTCTAACGTAGCCTATGGATCCACTGGTATTCGCGATGTACACCTTGAACTGAAAGACTTAACGCTTTTTGGCCGGAGAGGGAACTTGCACTTTATCAGATTTCCAACCCAGGACCTGCCTACTTTTATCCAAATGGGAAGAGATAAAAACTTCTCAACATTACACACGGTGCTATGTGCTACAGGAGGTGGTGCTTACAAGTTTGAAAAAGATTTTCGCACA attgGAAACCTCCACCTGCACAAACTGGATGAACTTGACTGCCTTGTAAAGGGCTTGCTGTATATAGATTCTGTCAGTTTCAATGGACAAGCAGAGTGCTATTATTTTGCTAATGCCTCAGAACCTGAGAGATGCCAAAAGATGCCTTTCAACCTGGATGATCCCTATCCACTTCTGGTAGTAAACATTGGTTCGGGAGTCAGTATTTTAGCAGTCCATTCCAAAGACAACTATAAACGAGTAACTGGGACAAG ccTTGGAGGGGGTACCTTTCTTGGTTTATGTAGTTTATTGACTGGCTGTGAAAGTTTTGAAGAGGCTCTTGAAATGGCATCCAAAGGTGACAGCACCCAAGCTGACAAGCTGGTCCGTGATATTTACGGAGGAGATTATGAAAGATTTGGTCTGCCTGGTTGGGCTGTAGCATCTAG tTTTGGGAATATGATTTATAAGGAGAAGCGAGAATCTGTTAGTAAAGAAGATCTAGCAAGAGCTACATTAGTTACTATCACCAATAACATTGGTTCTGTGGCACGAATGTGTGCTGTTAATGag aaaataaacagagTTGTCTTTGTTGGAAACTTTTTACGTGTCAATACTCTCTCGATGAAACTTTTGGCATATGCACTGGATTATTGGTCAAAAGGTCAACTGAAAGCATTGTTTCTAGAGCATGAG GGATATTTTGGAGCAGTTGGTGCACTTCTTGGGCTGCCAAATTTCAGCTAA